From a region of the Mycobacteroides saopaulense genome:
- a CDS encoding vWA domain-containing protein, whose product MPARKPPKAVLPLAPHGLPGHLVGFVEALREQGISVGPSETVDAGRVMTVLGLQNRTELREGLACAVLRRADHRPTFDVLFDLWFPPALGARFVEVDSDSGEGPLDIDDIEQVRDELADLLASDAGDLPLNSLIAQIVEAYGKYNSTRGTSYSAYQAMKSLSLDQIEAKLLAGLLGGGDDASPTDQAVAKAIAKQRISKVRSLVEAETKRRTAEQLGRERVTAYGVPQLAENVEFLRASGEQLRNMRRVVQPLARMLASRLAARRRRAHTGQIDLRRTLRKSMSTGGVPIDVVQRKPRPARPELVVLCDVSGSVAGFSHFTLLLVDALRQQFSRVRVFAFIDTTDEVTHLFTPNTDLAEAIVRITREAQVFTGDGHSDYGHAFKTFVEKFPTALSPRSALLILGDGRTNYRNPAVEVLSSMVSSSRHAHWLNPEPKNHWGTGDSAAKRYEDAITMHECRSAKQLAAVIDNLLPV is encoded by the coding sequence ATGCCCGCGCGTAAGCCCCCCAAGGCGGTGCTGCCCCTGGCACCGCACGGGCTGCCGGGTCATCTGGTGGGCTTCGTGGAAGCGCTACGCGAGCAAGGCATCTCGGTGGGCCCGTCGGAGACGGTGGACGCGGGCCGGGTGATGACGGTGCTGGGGTTGCAGAATCGCACCGAACTCCGAGAGGGGCTGGCCTGCGCGGTGTTGCGCCGCGCCGATCATCGGCCGACCTTCGACGTGCTCTTCGACCTGTGGTTCCCGCCCGCGCTCGGCGCGCGCTTCGTCGAGGTGGACAGCGATTCAGGGGAGGGGCCGCTCGACATAGACGACATCGAGCAGGTGCGTGATGAGCTGGCAGACCTGCTGGCCTCCGATGCCGGCGATCTGCCGCTGAACTCGTTGATCGCCCAGATCGTGGAGGCCTACGGAAAGTACAACTCCACCCGGGGAACCTCGTATTCGGCGTACCAGGCGATGAAATCGCTGTCCCTGGACCAGATCGAGGCCAAGCTGCTCGCGGGTCTGCTGGGCGGCGGGGACGATGCCTCGCCCACGGATCAAGCCGTGGCAAAGGCGATCGCCAAGCAACGAATTTCAAAAGTGCGCAGCCTTGTCGAGGCGGAGACCAAGCGCCGCACCGCCGAGCAGTTGGGGCGTGAGCGCGTGACCGCCTACGGGGTGCCGCAACTGGCCGAGAACGTCGAGTTCCTGCGAGCCTCGGGGGAGCAACTGCGCAACATGCGCCGGGTGGTGCAGCCCCTGGCGCGAATGCTGGCCAGCCGGCTGGCGGCCCGGCGCCGGCGTGCGCACACCGGTCAGATCGACTTGCGGCGCACCCTGCGTAAGTCCATGTCGACCGGCGGCGTGCCGATCGACGTCGTGCAGCGCAAGCCTCGCCCGGCCCGCCCCGAGCTGGTGGTGCTCTGCGATGTGTCTGGATCTGTCGCGGGGTTCTCGCATTTCACCCTGCTGCTGGTGGACGCGTTGCGTCAGCAGTTCTCGCGGGTTCGCGTCTTCGCCTTCATCGACACCACCGACGAGGTGACCCACCTGTTCACTCCGAACACCGACCTGGCCGAAGCCATTGTGCGGATCACTCGGGAGGCGCAGGTCTTCACCGGCGATGGGCACAGCGATTACGGGCACGCCTTCAAGACGTTCGTCGAGAAGTTTCCGACAGCGTTGTCCCCGCGCAGCGCGCTGCTCATCCTGGGTGACGGGCGTACCAACTATCGCAATCCCGCCGTCGAGGTGCTGTCCTCGATGGTCTCTTCGAGTCGTCATGCGCATTGGCTCAACCCCGAGCCCAAGAACCACTGGGGAACCGGTGATTCGGCGGCAAAACGCTACGAAGACGCCATCACCATGCACGAATGCCGATCGGCCAAGCAGTTGGCCGCGGTGATCGACAACCTGCTGCCCGTCTAG
- the nadD gene encoding nicotinate-nucleotide adenylyltransferase, protein MQSDRRRLGVMGGTFDPIHNGHLVAASEVADRFELDQVIFVPTGQPWQKQGRKVSPAEHRYLMTVIATASNPRFTVSRADIDRGGATYTVDTLTDLRDAHPDADLYFITGADALASILSWENWEQLFTLAKFIGVSRPGYELSSDHIAHAELPPDGLSLVEVPALAISSTDCRIRAGQERPIWYLVPDGVVQYVAKHRLYENRGDAA, encoded by the coding sequence GTGCAATCTGACCGACGGCGACTTGGGGTTATGGGCGGGACATTCGACCCGATCCACAACGGTCACCTCGTGGCCGCCAGTGAGGTCGCGGACCGCTTCGAGCTCGACCAGGTCATCTTTGTGCCGACCGGTCAGCCGTGGCAAAAGCAGGGGCGCAAGGTGAGCCCCGCCGAGCACCGGTACTTGATGACCGTCATCGCCACCGCATCGAATCCGCGGTTCACCGTCAGCCGGGCCGATATCGACCGTGGTGGTGCCACCTACACCGTCGACACCCTCACCGATCTACGCGACGCACATCCCGACGCGGACCTGTACTTCATCACCGGCGCGGACGCGCTGGCATCCATCCTGTCGTGGGAGAACTGGGAGCAGCTGTTCACCTTGGCCAAGTTCATAGGGGTCAGCCGGCCCGGATACGAACTGAGTTCCGATCACATCGCCCATGCCGAGCTGCCGCCCGACGGCCTGTCGCTCGTCGAGGTGCCCGCGCTCGCCATCTCGTCGACCGACTGCCGGATTCGAGCGGGGCAGGAGCGACCAATCTGGTACCTGGTGCCCGACGGCGTCGTGCAGTACGTCGCCAAACACCGTCTTTACGAGAACCGAGGGGATGCCGCATGA
- the gpgP gene encoding glucosyl-3-phosphoglycerate phosphatase: MIRRLVLLRHGQTTFNADSRMQGQLDTGLSDLGRAQAVAAAEVLAKRLPLAIVSSDLQRAYDTATALADRCHVEVSVDERLRETHLGDWQGLTHHEVDAIAPGARAAWRDDATLAPHGGESRIDVANRSVPLVAELVEAVKDWGTDERDHPVVLVAHGGLIAALTAALLRLDVSNWPVLGGMGNASWVQLGGHSADGAGFEDIRWRLDVWNASAQVTNDVL, encoded by the coding sequence ATGATCCGCCGGTTGGTGCTGCTGCGGCATGGGCAGACGACCTTCAACGCCGACAGCCGCATGCAGGGGCAGCTCGACACCGGATTGTCGGATCTGGGCCGGGCGCAGGCTGTGGCCGCCGCCGAGGTGCTGGCCAAACGGTTACCGCTGGCCATCGTGTCCTCGGATCTGCAGCGTGCGTACGACACCGCGACGGCACTGGCCGACCGCTGTCACGTGGAGGTATCCGTCGACGAACGGCTACGGGAAACGCATCTGGGTGATTGGCAGGGTTTGACGCATCACGAGGTCGACGCCATTGCCCCCGGCGCCCGGGCCGCGTGGCGTGACGATGCGACCCTGGCGCCACACGGGGGCGAGAGCCGCATCGACGTGGCCAACCGCAGTGTGCCCCTTGTTGCCGAACTCGTTGAAGCGGTGAAGGATTGGGGAACCGATGAGCGCGACCATCCGGTGGTGCTGGTCGCGCACGGAGGCCTGATCGCCGCGCTCACCGCCGCACTGCTGCGGTTGGACGTGAGCAACTGGCCGGTGCTCGGTGGAATGGGCAATGCGAGCTGGGTTCAGCTGGGTGGTCACTCGGCCGACGGGGCGGGCTTCGAGGACATTCGCTGGCGCCTGGATGTGTGGAACGCCTCGGCGCAGGTGACCAATGACGTCCTCTGA
- the octT gene encoding diglucosylglycerate octanoyltransferase, which translates to MTSSDSADGTERKTLLVFADSLSYYGPTGGLAASDPRIWPNIVAKKLDWDLELIARIGWTCRDVWWAAIQDPRAWAAVPTAGAVIFATCGMDSLPSPLPTALRESIRLIRPAKLRSWVRDGYGWLQPRLSPIARNALPPKLTVEYLEKTRGALDFNRPGLPMIASLPSVHIAESYGRVHSGRDATAAAIAAWASEHKLPVVDLKEGVGEEIFAGRGNPDGIHWNFVAHERVAELMIDALQSALPELRDR; encoded by the coding sequence ATGACGTCCTCTGACAGTGCAGACGGCACCGAACGCAAGACGCTATTGGTCTTCGCCGACTCCCTGTCCTACTACGGGCCTACCGGCGGCCTCGCCGCCAGCGATCCCCGGATTTGGCCCAATATCGTTGCCAAGAAACTCGATTGGGATCTGGAGCTGATCGCGCGTATCGGCTGGACGTGCCGGGATGTGTGGTGGGCCGCGATTCAGGATCCGCGTGCCTGGGCCGCGGTGCCCACTGCGGGAGCGGTGATCTTCGCGACCTGTGGCATGGACTCGCTGCCGTCACCGCTACCGACGGCCCTGCGTGAATCGATTCGGCTCATCCGGCCGGCCAAACTGCGCAGCTGGGTCCGCGACGGTTACGGATGGTTGCAGCCCCGGCTCTCGCCGATAGCCCGCAACGCGCTGCCGCCCAAGCTCACCGTCGAGTATCTCGAAAAGACCCGTGGTGCACTCGATTTCAATCGCCCTGGATTGCCGATGATCGCGTCGTTGCCGTCAGTGCACATCGCCGAATCGTACGGCCGCGTGCACTCCGGCCGGGATGCCACCGCAGCGGCCATCGCCGCCTGGGCGTCCGAGCACAAACTGCCCGTGGTGGACCTCAAGGAAGGGGTCGGCGAGGAGATTTTCGCGGGCCGGGGCAATCCCGACGGGATCCACTGGAACTTTGTCGCGCACGAGCGCGTTGCCGAATTGATGATTGACGCACTGCAGTCCGCGCTGCCCGAACTCAGGGACAGGTGA
- the rsfS gene encoding ribosome silencing factor, whose translation MTAATEAVELATLAAQAAASKLAADVVVIDVSEQLVITDCFVIASASNERQVNAIVDQVEEVLRRGGHKPVRREGGREGRWTLLDYVDVVVHVQHEDERNYYALERLWRDCPTIPVDLDALPAEYATDAPADTEEDA comes from the coding sequence ATGACCGCCGCCACAGAAGCCGTCGAGCTGGCGACGCTGGCCGCACAGGCCGCCGCGTCCAAGCTCGCCGCCGACGTTGTCGTCATCGACGTATCCGAGCAACTGGTCATCACCGACTGCTTCGTCATCGCGTCCGCATCCAACGAACGTCAGGTGAACGCGATCGTCGACCAGGTCGAGGAGGTGTTGCGGCGGGGCGGCCACAAGCCGGTGCGTCGTGAGGGCGGCCGTGAGGGTCGGTGGACGCTGCTGGACTATGTCGACGTGGTGGTGCACGTCCAGCATGAGGACGAACGGAACTACTATGCACTGGAACGGCTTTGGCGTGACTGCCCGACCATCCCGGTGGATCTGGACGCCTTGCCGGCCGAGTACGCCACCGATGCCCCGGCCGATACGGAGGAAGACGCATGA